One part of the Malus sylvestris chromosome 2, drMalSylv7.2, whole genome shotgun sequence genome encodes these proteins:
- the LOC126597404 gene encoding 60S ribosomal protein L31-like — protein MVEKTKGRKEEVVTREYTINLHKRLHGCTFKKKAPNAIKEIRKFAKKAMGTIDVRVDVKLNKQIWSRGIRSVPRRIRVRIARKRNDDEDAKEELYSLVTVAEIPAEGLSGLGTKVIEEDE, from the exons ATGGTTGAGAAGACAaagggaaggaaggaggaggTGGTGACTAGAGAGTACACCATCAACCTCCACAAGCGCCTCCATGGCTG CACATTCAAGAAGAAGGCTCCTAATGCCATAAAGGAGATCAGGAAGTTTGCCAAGAAGGCCATGGGAACAATTGATGTCAGGGTGGACGTGAAGCTGAACAAGCAGATCTGGAGCAGAGGAATCAGGAGCGTCCCAAGAAGGATCAGGGTTCGCATTGCTCGCAAGAGGAACGACGACGAAGATGCAAAGGAAGAGCTCTACTCCCTTGTTACCGTCGCTGAGATCCCAGCTGAAGGACTGAGCGGGTTGGGCACCAAGGTCATTGAAGAGGATGAATGA
- the LOC126597323 gene encoding uncharacterized protein LOC126597323, with product MRKLSRKLRNSQDDDFSLPTWDDPALNDSRPMDTQEQEELVRELEKSQAQQSRLWRVLFALLLFCFSAFLLYSICQQVLSPWELRYHAYFMEEVPSWMIISADWLAVLACSSAIIGLLHDSKHHRRWIWYSIFTGIVLAVFWLYYMLSLPRFRWDIIWLPFGPLSGAGLALYVDHLLTESSEEIRKLRGYMEREREPIQA from the exons ATGAGGAAGCTGAGCAGAAAATTGAGAAATTCACAGGACGACGACTTCTCTCTCCCCACTTGGGACGATCCTGCCCTCAACGATTCTCGCCCCATGGATACTCAAG AGCAAGAGGAGTTGGTTCGTGAATTGGAGaagagtcaagctcaacagagTCGGTTATGGAGG GTTTTGTTTGCATTGCTTCTCTTTTGTTTCTCAGCGTTTCTTTTGTACTCAATCTGTCAGCAGGTTTTGTCTCCATGGGAATTG CGTTATCATGCTTACTTCATGGAGGAGGTGCCCTCATGGATGATTATATCTGCAG ATTGGCTAGCTGTTCTAGCATGTTCATCAGCTATCATAGGATTACTTCATGATTCAAAGCATCACCGCCGATGGATTTGGTACTCAATCTTTACTGGCATTGTACTCGCAGTTTTCTGGTTGTATTACATGTTGAG TTTGCCAAGGTTCCGCTGGGATATAATCTGGCTTCCATTTGGACCTCTAAG CGGGGCAGGACTGGCTCTGTACGTTGATCATCTGCTAACTGAGTCATCAGAAGAGATCAGAAAACTTCGAGGCTATAT ggagagggagagggagccCATACAAGCTTGA
- the LOC126597156 gene encoding IAA-amino acid hydrolase ILR1-like 4, which translates to MASCKWVPSFFTVLLILPLLSSSTSSLSPEELAQIPVKFFDFAKRQELFDYMVGVRRTIHENPELGFEEFKTSKLIRDELDRIGVRYKYPFAGTGVVGFVGTGGPPFVAIRADMDALAMQESVEWEHKSKVAGKMHACGHDAHVAMLLGATKILQEHHHKLQGTVVLVFQPAEEGGGGAKKMIDEGALENVGAIFGLHVSSGDPIGSVSTRSGPFLAASGFFEAVISGKGGHAAIPQHTIDPILAASNVIVSLQHLVSREADPLDSQVVTVGKFQGGGAFNVIPDSVTIGGTFRAFSKESFMHLKQRIEEVITRQASVQRCNATVLFNEKEKPFYPVVVNDKDLHQHFLNVAGDLLGPRNILEKPPLMGAEDFAFYQEVIPGYFFMVGMKNESQGKLESGHSPNFRINEDVLPYGAALHASLATRYLLENQPESTLSKGDSHDEL; encoded by the exons ATGGCGTCCTGCAAATGGGTCCCTTCGTTTTTCACAGTGTTACTGATTCTCCCGCTTCTCAGTTCTTCAACCAGTTCTCTGAGCCCGGAAGAGTTGGCCCAAATCCCGGTGAAGTTCTTCGACTTCGCCAAAAGGCAGGAGCTTTTCGATTACATGGTGGGAGTCAGAAGGACGATACATGAAAACCCAGAACTTGGTTTCGAGGAATTCAAGACCAGTAAGCTTATCAGAGACGAACTTGATCGGATAGGTGTCCGTTACAAATACCCATTTGCTGGAACTGGCGTTGTCGGCTTTGTTGGGACCGGCGGACCCCCGTTCGTTGCGATTCGGGCGGATATGGATGCTCTGGCTATGCAG GAGAGCGTGGAGTGGGAGCACAAGAGTAAAGTTGCAGGGAAGATGCATGCTTGTGGACATGATGCTCATGTTGCCATGCTTCTTGGTGCTACAAAGATACTTCAAGAACATCACCACAAATTACAG GGTACAGTTGTTCTTGTTTTCCAACCAGCTGAGGAAGGAGGTGGAGGAGCAAAGAAGATGATAGATGAAGGGGCTCTGGAGAATGTTGGTGCCATCTTTGGGTTGCATGTCTCTTCTGGTGACCCCATTGGTTCAGTGTCTACCAGGTCTGGCCCTTTTTTAGCTGCCAGTGGTTTTTTTGAGGCGGTAATAAGTGGGAAGGGGGGTCACGCCGCCATTCCGCAACACACAATAGACCCGATCTTGGCTGCTTCAAATGTTATCGTTAGTCTGCAGCATCTTGTTTCACGTGAAGCCGACCCCTTGGATTCACAG GTTGTTACTGTTGGAAAGTTCCAAGGAGGCGGTGCGTTCAATGTCATTCCCGATTCTGTTACAATTGGTGGGACGTTCAGGGCATTTTCGAAGGAAAGCTTTATGCACCTTAAACAAAGAATTGAAGAG GTCATCACTAGACAAGCCAGTGTACAGAGGTGCAATGCGACTGTCCTATTCAACGAAAAGGAGAAGCCCTTTTACCCTGTGGTCGTTAACGACAAAGATCTGCATCAACACTTCCTAAATGTTGCAGGAGATTTGCTAGGCCCGCGGAATATATTAGAGAAGCCACCATTGATGGGTGCGGAAGACTTTGCATTTTATCAAGAAGTAATTCCAGGATACTTCTTCATGGTCGGTATGAAGAACGAGTCTCAAGGAAAGCTCGAATCAGGGCATTCACCAAACTTCAGGATAAACGAAGATGTGCTTCCATATGGAGCAGCGTTACACGCATCCTTGGCCACAAGGTACCTCCTTGAAAATCAACCCGAATCTACTTTGTCAAAGGGGGACTCTCATGATGAATTGTGA
- the LOC126596839 gene encoding putative disease resistance protein RGA3, whose protein sequence is MEGGKLLEVLYTYPLEGILRKVGSLAAQEIGLFRGFKTELTELRQSIMAIQEYLGDVAYQPQDRGMAVRQWVKKLKDVAHDADDVLEEINYEVLRRKEELQNHLKNKVLNFLSLSNPILFRQEMAHKIKNINASLAVLKSDASLIHLVARRVDVTTPGMGNRETVSSFGDDEKIIGREEIVSGIIATLIESTNQENNLSVMAIVGMAGLGKTTLAKSLFNEDAIGRHFDEKLWVCVSNTFDVNLILDRMLESLNSDKTGFKSQEALLNTLRKTLIGKRYMLILDDVWNEDETLWSSLMSCLLKLNSAPGSIVIVTTRSAETASITETLPRCCLGILSVEDCWSILKGEAFPDGSSTLDSAREIIGRAIAEKCAGVPLVAKVLGSMMRSRNSTQEWLSIQHNKIWELPKAEDRIMSVLKLSFDNLKSPSLKQCFAYCSMFMKDCEIERDNLIELWMAQGFLHTSPTKNMEDIGNEYFNILLQNSLFQDAIKDEYGMVTKCKMHDLVHDFAEEVFKSESLTSDLNEMDDTVEIQHVARISSTTLERIPQGSVRRLRSLFVDGKVPSSILQRFTGLRMLNLYRAKIEELPSSIGDLRHMRYLNISGTKIKKLPKSTGKLYNLQTLRMCGTNFLKTFPTEMENLINLRHVYFDKVRKVPFGMRRLTDLQTLSSFTLDKARCHGIDELGGLNQLKGKLILRSLGCVRDKEEAQKANLVGKANIQRLELRWGFSRARNANQHDRDILEGLQPPPKLESLKILNFKGTKFASWMTGDLLPVNLTEIELYNCTDCEEVPTLGHLPNLRSVLFYGMDKIKCVGVEFYGYNYVKNDGVATTSRRRNQTSRVTVFPALKSLRIENCPALSEWKEPVVEVVFPCLEELTLRNCMELGNAPTEFPSLRELEIFAVDNSLPIENICSQVTTLASVEIYGIKELTCLPAGVVEKNHNLRSLVIEYCEKMRDLSDAPHTLPLLEKLIIRRCPSLLELTPITHGIPCLRELKIEYCEKLSNLSFGLENCNSLETLEIANCPSLTFIPISPSHSLQELNIFGCPKLSCISIHSLPSLRKLVIERCTALMEEAEEEDEDELSLNGCTCLRVLEIKECNGFTSILSGLHSCTSLRKLFIEDCPNLRTLSGHGIQTPVSLEDLSIKSCPNLEAVPGLGNLKSLRQLHIEKCGGLTSIPNGIASCTSLATLSVIGCHNLISLADQDVSTLQSLCSLKLSDCGKLQYFPKGLQSLSSLGEMSIGAYWEELVSFPDFQVPSQLEKLELLGWPKLKSLPQQIQDLTALTCLSIYGFDGVEALPEWLGKLTSLTQLQIRDCKNLMYLPTVEAMKRLTKLQDLEIDSCPRLMERCDKNCGPEWPKISHITSSSVYSHDESDNHSEDSNSTH, encoded by the exons ATGGAAGGTGGAAAGCTGTTAGAGGTTCTCTATACTTATCCGTTGGAGGGAATACTAAGGAAGGTGGGTTCACTTGCTGCTCAAGAAATCGGTCTTTTTCGAGGATTCAAAACGGAACTAACTGAGCTTCGTCAATCAATAATGGCAATTCAAGAGTACTTAGGCGATGTTGCCTACCAACCACAGGATCGGGGCATGGCAGTTAGACAGTGGGTCAAGAAACTAAAAGACGTAGCTCATGATGCCGATGACGTCTTGGAGGAAATCAACTACGAAGTTCTCCGGCGTAAAGAAGAGCTTCAAAACCATTTGAAGAATAAGGTACTCAacttcctttctctctccaaTCCCATTTTGTTTCGTCAAGAAATGGCACACAAGATTAAGAACATCAATGCGTCTCTGGCGGTTCTGAAGAGTGATGCATCTCTGATTCACTTAGTTGCAAGGAGAGTAGATGTAACCACCCCAGGTATGGGGAACAGAGAAACTGTCTCAAGCTTTGGTGATGATGAAAAGATCATTGGAAGGGAGGAGATTGTGTCAGGTATAATTGCAACCTTGATCGAGTCCACGAATCAAGAAAATAACCTTTCGGTTATGGCGATCGTGGGAATGGCTGGACTTGGAAAGACGACTTTGGCAAAATCATTATTCAATGAAGATGCTATTGGTAGACATTTTGATGAAAAACTGTGGGTGTGTGTATCTAACACCTTTGACGTTAATTTGATTCTAGATAGGATGCTCGAATCGCTTAACTCGGACAAGACTGGATTTAAAAGTCAGGAAGCATTGCTTAATACTCTCAGAAAAACATTGATTGGGAAGAGATATATGTTGATACTCGATGATGTTTGGAATGAAGATGAGACTTTATGGAGCAGCTTGATGAGTTGTTTGTTAAAACTCAATTCTGCTCCCGGGAGCATTGTCATTGTTACTACCCGCAGTGCCGAAACTGCATCGATCACAGAGACGCTGCCGCGATGTTGTTTGGGGATTCTATCAGTAGAGGATTGTTGGTCCATTTTAAAGGGTGAAGCTTTTCCAGATGGTAGTTCCACCCTAGATTCAGCTCGTGAAATCATTGGAAGGGCGATCGCTGAAAAGTGTGCTGGTGTACCATTGGTGGCAAAG GTTTTAGGAAGCATGATGCGTTCTAGAAATAGCACACAAGAATGGCTCTCAATTCAACACAATAAAATATGGGAATTACCAAAAGCAGAGGATAGAATCATGTCGGTATTAAAGTTGAGTTTTGATAATTTGAAATCTCCGTCTTTGAAGCAGTGTTTTGCATATTGCTCAATGTTTATGAAAGATTGTGAAATTGAAAGGGATAACTTGATCGAGCTTTGGATGGCACAAGGGTTTCTCCATACTTCTCCCACGAAAAATATGGAGGATATAGGGaatgaatattttaatattcTACTGCAAAACTCCTTATTTCAAGATGCTATAAAAGATGAGTATGGAATGGTTACCAAATGCAAGATGCACGATTTAGTGCATGATTTTGCAGAAGAAGTATTTAAATCTGAAAGCTTGACCTCAGACCTCAATGAGATGGATGATACAGTCGAGATTCAGCATGTTGCAAGGATTTCTTCCACTACACTTGAAAGAATTCCACAAGGGAGTGTTAGAAGATTGCGGTCATTGTTTGTTGATGGCAAGGTCCCTAGTAGCATCTTACAAAGGTTTACAGGTTTGCGGATGTTGAATTTATACAGGGCAAAAATTGAGGAGTTGCCTAGTTCAATTGGTGATCTAAGACACATGAGGTATCTGAACATTTCTgggactaaaataaaaaaactcccAAAATCTACTGGCAAGCTCTATAACCTTCAGACGTTAAGAATGTGTGGAACAAACTTTCTTAAAACGTTTCCAACAGAAATGGAAAATTTGATCAACTTGAGACATGTGTATTTCGATAAGGTTAGGAAAGTTCCATTTGGGATGAGAAGATTGACTGATCTGCAAACATTATCTTCCTTTACGTTGGATAAGGCGAGATGTCATGGAATTGATGAGCTGGGTGGGTTAAACCAATTGAAGGGAAAACTTATTCTTAGATCATTGGGATGTGTGAGGGACAAGGAGGAAGCACAGAAAGCAAATTTAGTGGGAAAAGCAAACATCCAAAGGTTGGAACTTCGTTGGGGGTTTTCCAGGGCAAGAAACGCGAATCAGCATGACCGGGATATACTAGAAGGGCTCCAACCGCCACCGAAGTTAGAAAGCTTAAAGATTTTGAACTTCAAGGGTACCAAATTTGCATCATGGATGACGGGTGATTTGTTGCCAGTCAATTTAACAGAGATTGAGCTATATAATTGCACAGATTGTGAAGAAGTCCCAACACTCGGCCACTTACCAAATCTTAGAAGTGTTCTTTTTTATGGTATGGATAAGATTAAATGTGTGGGAGTCGAGTTTTATGGTTACAACTATGTTAAGAATGATGGGGTGGCTACAACCAGCAGAAGAAGGAATCAGACGTCCAGGGTGACTGTGTTTCCAGCATTGAAAAGCTTGAGAATTGAGAATTGCCCAGCTCTAAGTGAATGGAAGGAACCGGTTGTTGAGGTAGTGTTTCCCTGCCTTGAGGAGTTGACTCTTAGGAATTGTATGGAATTGGGAAATGCTCCCACTGAGTTTCCGTCTCTCCGGGAGTTGGAAATATTCGCTGTTGATAACAGCTTGCCAATAGAAAATATATGCAGTCAAGTAACCACTCTCGCTTCTGTCGAAATATATGGTATTAAGGAGCTTACTTGTCTGCCGGCAGGGGTGGTGGAAAAGAACCACAATCTGAGGTCACTGGTAATCGAATATTGTGAAAAGATGAGGGATTTATCTGATGCACCACACACGCTCCCTCTCCTTGAGAAGCTTATCATACGGCGCTGTCCTAGTCTTTTAGAGTTGACTCCAATTACACACGGCATACCATGTCTCCGTGAATTGAAAATTGAGTACTGTGAGAAACTGTCAAACTTGTCTTTTGGGTTGGAAAATTGCAACTCCCTTGAGACGTTGGAGATTGCAAATTGCCCCAGTCTAACATTCATTCCAATTTCACCATCCCATTCTCTTCAGGAGTTGAACATATTTGGTTGCCCAAAGTTAAGCTGCATTTCAATTCATAGTCTGCCTTCCCTCCGCAAATTAGTTATTGAAAGATGTACTGCACTCATGGAGGAGGCTGAAGAGGAGGACGAGGACGAGTTGTCGTTAAATGGTTGCACATGCCTCCGTGTTTTGGAAATTAAAGAATGCAATGGATTCACAAGTATACTGAGTGGACTTCATTCCTGTACTAGTCTCCGCAAACTGTTTATCGAGGATTGTCCCAATTTGAGGACTTTGTCGGGTCATGGGATACAAACCCCTGTCTCTCTTGAAGATCTGAGTATCAAGAGTTGCCCTAATCTAGAGGCTGTTCCTGGTTTAGGCAACCTCAAATCCCTTCGTCAGTTGCATATTGAGAAATGTGGTGGATTAACCAGTATACCAAATGGGATCGCATCCTGCACTTCTCTTGCCACTTTGTCTGTCATAGGTTGCCACAATTTGATATCTCTGGCAGATCAAGATGTGTCCACCTTGCAATCCCTTTGCTCTTTAAAATTGTCAGATTGTGGGAAATTACAATATTTTCCCAAGGGGCTGCAGTCTCTATCTAGTTTGGGAGAGATGTCGATCGGTGCGTACTGGGAGGAGCTAGTTTCTTTCCCGGATTTTCAAGTTCCATCACAACTTGAAAAATTAGAGTTGTTGGGATGGCCAAAGCTCAAGTCTTTACCTCAACAAATTCAAGACCTAACTGCTCTAACATGTTTGTCCATTTATGGTTTTGATGGAGTGGAGGCTCTTCCAGAGTGGTTGGGCAAACTTACATCTCTTACACAGTTGCAAATTCGTGATTGTAAGAATCTGATGTATCTGCCTACTGTCGAAGCTATGAAACGTTTAACCAAATTACAAGACCTAGAGATTGATTCGTGTCCCCGTTTGATGGAAAGATGCGACAAGAACTGCGGCCCGGAATGGCCAAAGATTTCCCACATTACAAGTAGCAgtg TTTACTCGCATGACGAATCGGATAATCACTCGGAAGATTCCAATTCGACCCATTAG
- the LOC126588233 gene encoding pre-mRNA-splicing factor ATP-dependent RNA helicase DEAH1-like — translation MARRSTLKNWVSDMLMEFLGYSNIVVVRFVIQLAKQATSPDGVMDKLVDFGLPSTNETGAFSKEIFARLRGKALLKKKREVARLVRKLQRTYDEIIDVDNDDYESMKSDSRKKRYRKRVRSEVEEDREADIARVKEERPVKRRIWIVEGHDGSPFEEEETLRDQREREELERNIREKDAAAPTRLLKQNEAKEAFRRTNADIEALRRVSRQEYLKKREQKKLEEIMEDLEDENCLFRGLKLTEAEDRDLSYKKQILEIAKKKSVLERDESGNEYMIPEAYDDQECGIDQKKRFSVATQRYGELNGGDKINPFAEQKAWEDQQIEKATWNFGSKDKNRSMSADEYEFVFGDLIDFVKASANEFDDDLQAQQTRSFDSQVKSNLEKLQEERKTLPVFSYRDELLGAVEKYQVLVIVGETGSGKTTQIPQYLHEAGYTKHGKIGCTQPRRVAAMSVAARVSQEMGVKLGHEVGYSIRFEDCTSEKTVLKYMTDGMLLREFLGEPDLASYSVLMVDEAHERTLSTDILFGLVKDIARFRPDFKLLISSATLDAKKFSDYFDYCPILYIPGRRHPVDIFYTKEPQADYLDAAIATALQIHVTEPSGDIMIFLTGQEEIEAAAEVLKQKTEGLGTKIGELIICLIFANLPTELQAKVFEPTPSGARKIVLATNIAETSLTIDGIKYVIDPGYCKMKSYNPRTGMESLQVTPISKASARQRAGRSGRTSPGKCFRLYTSYSSQHDFEDNTIPEIQRTNLANVVLTLKCLGIHDLLHFDFIDAPPTEGLIRALELLFALAALNKFGELTKVGRQMAEFPLDPKLSKMIVASGKYKCSDEVISIAAMLSVGNSVFLRPKNKQTYADNARMWFQTGNVGDHVALLNVYNEWKETNYSTEWCSENYIQARSMKRARDIREQLERLLGRVEIELISNPDDLTPIKKAIASGFFPHVASSLKNGRYRTIKYPQTAYIHPSSGLARESPSCVLYHEMVLTTREYMRCVTEIEAKWLLDVAPHYYQVKHVKNSGSKSNLAEEGGPNRTDNFLGSKTFHLPTRRLQTY, via the coding sequence ATGGCGAGGCGTAGCACTCTGAAGAATTGGGTGTCTGATATGTTAATGGAGTTTCTCGGATATTCTAACATCGTAGTTGTTCGGTTCGTTATTCAACTCGCTAAGCAAGCAACATCGCCGGATGGTGTGATGGACAAGCTCGTCGATTTTGGACTGCCATCCACGAATGAAACGGGCGCTTTTTCGAAAGaaatcttcgctagattgcgcGGCAAGGCATTATTGAAAAAGAAGAGGGAAGTTGCCAGGCTGGTGAGGAAGCTGCAGAGAACATATGATGAGATCATAGATGTGGACAACGATGATTATGAGTCCATGAAGTCGGATTCGAGGAAGAAACGGTATAGGAAGAGGGTGCGGAGTGAAGTAGAAGAAGATCGCGAGGCAGATATTGCGAGAGTGAAAGAAGAGAGACCGGTTAAAAGACGAATATGGATAGTAGAAGGCCACGATGGTTCGCcgtttgaagaagaagaaacattgCGTGATCAGCGAGAGAGGGAGGAGTTGGAGAGAAACATAAGGGAGAAGGATGCAGCAGCCCCAACAAGGTTGTTAAAACAGAACGAGGCAAAGGAGGCGTTTCGGAGAACCAATGCTGATATCGAAGCTTTAAGAAGAGTTTCAAGACAAGAGTATCTAAAGAAACGGGAGCAAAAGAAATTGGAGGAAATTATGGAAGATTTAGAAGATGAGAATTGCTTATTCAGAGGTCTGAAGCTGACCGAAGCTGAAGACCGTGACTTGAGttacaagaaacaaatattAGAGATTGCGAAGAAAAAGTCAGTGCTAGAAAGGGATGAGAGTGGCAATGAGTACATGATCCCGGAAGCCTATGATGATCAGGAGTGCGGCATTGATCAGAAAAAGAGATTTTCTGTGGCTACTCAACGCTACGGGGAACTGAATGGCGGAGATAAAATCAACCCGTTTGCAGAACAGAAAGCTTGGGAGGATCAGCAAATTGAAAAGGCAACATGGAATTTCGGATCCAAAGACAAAAATAGGTCAATGTCTGCTGATGAGTACGAATTTGTATTTGGAGACCTGATTGATTTTGTCAAGGCATCCGCTAATGAATTTGATGATGATTTGCAAGCACAACAAACTCGGTCATTTGATTCGCAAGTGAAATCAAACTTGGAGAAGCTGCAGGAAGAGAGAAAAACATTACCAGTCTTCTCCTATCGTGATGAGTTGCTCGGAGCAGTTGAAAAATATCAGGTTCTTGTTATCGTTGGTGAAACTGGGTCCGGGAAAACCACACAGATACCCCAATATCTGCATGAGGCAGGATACACGAAGCATGGAAAGATTGGATGCACGCAGCCACGGCGAGTTGCTGCTATGAGTGTTGCTGCCAGGGTTTCTCAAGAAATGGGAGTCAAACTCGGCCATGAGGTAGGATATTCTATTCGTTTTGAAGATTGCACATCTGAAAAAACTGTTCTGAAATATATGACTGATGGAATGTTGTTGCGTGAATTTCTCGGCGAACCAGATTTGGCAAGCTATAGTGTGCTGATGGTGGACGAGGCACATGAAAGAACGCTCTCAACAGATATTCTGTTCGGATTAGTTAAAGACATTGCACGATTTAGACCTGATTTTAAACTCCTCATCTCAAGTGCAACTCTTGATGCTAAGAAGTTCAGCGATTACTTTGATTATTGCCCGATTTTATATATTCCAGGAAGGCGGCATCCTGTCGATATATTCTACACAAAGGAACCACAAGCTGATTATTTAGATGCAGCAATTGCTACTGCACTTCAAATCCATGTGACAGAACCATCTGGCGATATAATGATCTTTCTCACTGGTCAGGAAGAAATTGAAGCAGCGGCCGAAGTGTTGAAACAGAAGACAGAAGGCCTTGGGACAAAAATTGGTGAGCTGATTATCTGTCTCATATTTGCAAACCTACCTACTGAGTTGCAAGCGAAGGTTTTCGAGCCCACGCCTTCAGGGGCTAGGAAGATTGTCCTGGCCACAAACATAGCAGAAACTTCGCTGACAATAGACGGGATCAAATATGTCATTGACCCTGGATATTGCAAGATGAAGAGTTATAATCCGAGGACTGGGATGGAGTCATTGCAAGTCACTCCCATCTCGAAAGCATCGGCAAGACAAAGGGCAGGTCGATCTGGTCGAACAAGCCCTGGGAAATGCTTCAGGTTATACACATCTTACAGTTCCCAGCATGATTTTGAAGATAACACAATACCAGAAATACAACGGACTAACCTTGCGAATGTCGTGCTTACGCTGAAGTGTCTCGGTATCCATGACTTGTTACATTTCGATTTCATAGATGCTCCACCTACTGAAGGATTGATAAGGGCGCTTGAACTGCTGTTTGCCCTAGCTGCATTGAACAAATTTGGTGAGCTGACTAAGGTCGGTAGGCAGATGGCAGAGTTTCCTCTTGATCCGAAGCTATCTAAGATGATAGTTGCTTCCGGCAAGTACAAGTGCTCGGACGAGGTTATTTCAATCGCTGCTATGCTTTCTGTTGGCAACTCAGTTTTTCTCCGCccgaaaaacaaacaaacatacgcTGACAATGCACGAATGTGGTTTCAAACCGGGAATGTGGGAGATCACGTTGCTTTGCTTAATGTGTACAATGAATGGAAGGAGACTAATTACTCAACAGAATGGTGTTCCGAAAACTACATACAGGCGAGGAGCATGAAACGAGCAAGAGATATCCGGGAACAACTTGAACGGCTCTTGGGGCGGGTTGAGATCGAATTAATCTCAAATCCCGATGATCTAACGCCTATAAAGAAGGCCATTGCATCCGGTTTCTTCCCCCACGTTGCAAGCTCTTTGAAGAATGGACGTTATAGAACAATCAAATATCCACAGACCGCCTACATCCACCCGAGCTCAGGGCTAGCGCGGGAGTCACCGAGCTGCGTTTTATACCACGAAATGGTGCTTACAACGAGAGAATACATGAGATGTGTAACGGAAATAGAGGCGAAGTGGCTGCTGGATGTCGCTCCGCATTATTACCAGGTGAAGCATGTTAAGAACTCGGGTTCGAAGAGCAACCTCGCAGAGGAGGGCGGGCCGAACAGGACCGACAACTTTCTGGGTTCAAAGACTTTTCATCTGCCAACCCGTAGGCTTCAAACTTACTAA
- the LOC126597142 gene encoding vacuolar protein sorting-associated protein 32 homolog 2-like: MFTRIFGKPRQENSALTTLDKLNETLEMLEKKEKVLQKKAAGEVDRAKDFTRAKNKRAAIQCLKRKRLYEQQIEQLGNFQLRIHDQMIMLEGAKATTETVDALRTGAAAMKAMQKATNIDDVDKTMDEINEQTENMKQIQEALSTPIGAVADFDEDELEAELEELEGAELEEQLLQPATQAPAAPVQVPAGRQPTRPAPQRRTEEEDELAALQAEMAL; this comes from the exons ATGTTTACCAGGATTTTTGGGAAACCCAGACAGGAAAACAGTGCCCTCACCACCTTAGACAAGTTGAATGAG ACGCTTGAAATGCTTGAGAAAAAGGAGAAAGTACTGCAAAAGAAGGCTGCTGGAGAAGTTGATAGGGCCAAGGATTTCACCAGAGCAAAGAACAAAAGGG CGGCTATACAATGTTTGAAGAGGAAGCGGTTATATGAGCAGCAAATAGAGCAGCTTGGAAATTTCCAGTTGCGTATCCATGATCAG ATGATAATGCTAGAAGGTGCAAAAGCCACAACTGAAACTGTAGATGCCTTGAGAACTGGAGCTGCTGCAATGAAGGCAATGCAAAAAGCAAC GAACATAGATGATGTGGACAAGACTATGGATGAGATTAATGAGCAAACGGAGAACATGAAACAGATACAGGAAGCATTGTCAACTCCAATTGGTGCagttgctgattttgatgag GATGAATTGGAAGCAGAACTTGAAGAGCTGGAAGGTGCAGAGTTGGAGGAACAACTTCTTCAGCCAGCAACACAAGCTCCTGCAGCACCAGTGCAGGTCCCAGCAGGAAGGCAACCAACTCGCCCTGCTCCCCAAAGGCGcactgaagaagaagatgaattggCAGCTTTGCAGGCTGAGATGGCACTTTAA